In a genomic window of Sulfurisphaera tokodaii str. 7:
- the glgX gene encoding glycogen debranching protein GlgX, with protein sequence MVFSHKDRPLRPGEPYPLGANWEEEDDGVNFSIFSENATKVELLIYSPTNQKYPKEVIEVKQRSGDIWHVFVPGLGPGTLYAYRIYGPYKPDQGLRFNPNKVLIDPYAKAINGTLNWNDAVFGYKIGDSNQDLSFDDRPDDEFIPKGVVINPYFEWDDDHFFRRKKIPLKDTIIYEVHVKGFTKLRPDLPENIRGTYKGFASRQMIEYLKDLGVTTVEIMPVQQFVDDRFLVEKGLRNYWGYNPINYFSPECRYSSSGCMGEQVNEFKEMVNELHNAGFEVIIDVVYNHTAEGNHLGPTLSFRGIDNLAYYMLVPDNKRYYLDFTGTGNTLNLSHPRVLQMVLDSLRYWVLEMHVDGFRFDLAAALARQLYSVNMLSTFFVAIQQDPVLSQVKLIAEPWDVGPGGYQVGNFPYLWAEWNGKYRDTIRRFWRGEAIPYEELANRLMGSPDLYAGNNKTPFASINYITSHDGFTLEDLVSYNQKHNEANGFNNQDGMNENYSWNCGVEGETNDANVIQCREKQKRNFIITLFVSQGVPMILGGDELSRTQRGNNNAFCQDNEISWFNWNLDERKQRFHDFVRSMIYFYRAHPIFRRERYFQGKKLHGMPLKDVTFLKPDGNEADEQTWKSPTNFIAYILEGSVIDEVNDRGERIADDSFLIILNGSPNNIKFKFPQGKWSLVVSSYLRELRDDERVVDGGKELEIEGRTAMVYRRIEY encoded by the coding sequence ATGGTTTTTTCACACAAGGATAGACCATTAAGACCAGGAGAGCCATATCCTCTTGGAGCTAATTGGGAAGAAGAAGATGATGGTGTGAACTTCTCTATCTTTTCGGAAAATGCGACTAAGGTTGAACTTTTAATTTACTCCCCTACTAATCAGAAATATCCTAAAGAAGTTATCGAGGTTAAGCAGAGATCTGGTGATATTTGGCACGTCTTTGTCCCAGGTTTGGGACCGGGTACACTTTACGCATATAGAATTTATGGTCCTTATAAGCCAGATCAAGGTTTAAGATTTAATCCTAATAAGGTTCTAATTGATCCTTATGCTAAGGCTATAAATGGGACATTAAACTGGAATGATGCTGTTTTTGGTTATAAGATAGGCGATTCTAACCAGGATTTGTCCTTTGATGATAGGCCAGATGATGAATTTATTCCTAAGGGTGTTGTTATTAATCCTTATTTTGAGTGGGATGATGATCACTTTTTTAGGAGAAAGAAGATACCATTAAAGGATACTATTATTTATGAAGTTCATGTTAAAGGTTTTACTAAATTAAGACCTGATTTACCAGAAAATATTAGAGGTACTTATAAAGGATTTGCCTCTAGACAGATGATCGAATATTTGAAAGATTTGGGGGTAACTACAGTCGAGATAATGCCAGTACAGCAGTTTGTTGATGATAGGTTTCTAGTAGAGAAGGGATTAAGGAATTACTGGGGATATAATCCCATAAATTATTTTTCACCTGAATGTAGATATTCCTCTTCTGGCTGTATGGGTGAACAAGTTAACGAGTTTAAGGAGATGGTTAATGAGCTGCACAACGCTGGCTTCGAGGTAATTATTGATGTTGTTTATAACCATACTGCGGAAGGGAATCATTTAGGTCCTACTCTTTCATTCAGAGGTATAGATAATTTGGCTTATTACATGTTAGTTCCAGATAATAAGAGATATTATTTAGACTTTACTGGAACTGGAAACACCTTAAATCTGAGTCATCCGAGGGTATTGCAAATGGTTCTGGATAGTCTTAGATATTGGGTTTTAGAGATGCATGTTGACGGTTTTAGGTTTGATTTAGCTGCTGCCCTAGCTAGACAATTATACAGTGTAAATATGCTTTCAACTTTCTTTGTTGCAATTCAGCAAGATCCCGTTCTTTCTCAAGTTAAGTTAATAGCGGAACCTTGGGATGTTGGTCCAGGGGGATATCAGGTTGGTAATTTTCCATATTTGTGGGCCGAATGGAACGGTAAGTATAGAGATACTATAAGGAGATTTTGGAGAGGTGAGGCGATCCCCTATGAGGAGTTGGCTAATAGGCTTATGGGTTCTCCAGATTTATATGCTGGAAATAATAAGACTCCTTTCGCTAGTATAAATTATATAACTTCTCATGATGGTTTTACTTTAGAGGATTTAGTTAGTTATAATCAAAAGCATAATGAAGCTAACGGTTTTAATAATCAAGATGGCATGAACGAGAATTATAGTTGGAATTGTGGAGTTGAGGGAGAGACTAATGATGCTAATGTTATTCAATGTAGAGAGAAACAAAAAAGGAATTTTATCATAACACTTTTTGTAAGTCAAGGGGTTCCAATGATTTTAGGTGGCGATGAGCTAAGTAGAACACAAAGAGGAAATAACAATGCTTTTTGCCAAGATAACGAAATAAGTTGGTTTAATTGGAATCTTGATGAGAGGAAACAGAGGTTTCATGATTTTGTTAGGAGTATGATTTATTTCTATAGAGCTCATCCAATATTTAGAAGAGAAAGATACTTTCAAGGTAAGAAATTACATGGTATGCCATTAAAGGATGTCACTTTTCTAAAACCAGATGGAAATGAAGCTGACGAACAAACATGGAAGTCACCAACTAATTTTATTGCATATATTTTAGAGGGTAGTGTTATTGATGAAGTAAATGATAGGGGTGAGAGAATAGCTGACGATTCTTTCTTAATCATCCTTAATGGTTCACCAAATAATATTAAGTTCAAATTCCCGCAAGGTAAATGGAGTTTAGTTGTTTCTTCATATTTGAGAGAACTTAGAGATGACGAGAGAGTTGTTGATGGTGGCAAGGAACTGGAAATTGAGGGAAGGACCGCAATGGTATATAGGAGGATTGAATATTAG
- a CDS encoding malto-oligosyltrehalose synthase, whose amino-acid sequence MKLLSTYRLQPMKFSEIRNRLDYFVELGVTHLYLSPVLKARPGSTHGYDVVDYNTINDELGGEEEYIRLIDEAKSKGLGIIQDIVPNHMAVHHTNWRLMDVLKKGRHSRYYNYFDFYEEEEKIRIPILGDRNFKITYVNDEPYLDYYGNLFPINDEGRNYLNDIEKLLKVQYYELVDWRDYPSYRRFFAVNELIAVRQELEWVFEDSHSKILSFEVDGYRIDHIDGLFKPEEYLRRLKNKIGNKHIFVEKILSIGEKLRWDFIDGTTGYDFLNYSNLLFTDNEDKMTEIYKNILDIDLDELVKETKKKIIDTLFKHDIERISMMLGVNYEEIKEFLSCLKVYRTYITENDFRDEEIIRNCSQKVYESMKKNVTAFMKLQQYMPAVFAKAYEDTVLFIYNRLISLNEVGSDLHYYSISCDKFHEFNLKRVGTLSFNATSTHDTKFSEDVRMRISAISEIPDEWAKKVNEWHNILNPNIDKNDEYRLYQTIVGSFDGFNNEYKERLKAHMIKALREAKVHTDWVNVNTEYEKKMTYLIDKMFNNEKFMESFLEFESKIDKMGKVKSLSLVALKITSPGVADFYQGLENFRYLLTDPDNRRPVVFSELPKRYEEGLFNNGRIKAYVTKVLLNLRKSMKDFFINSEYKPLKLQKGLCGFMRGDKVLVIVKTLNRDYDIEIDGEYTDVITDETVRGRVKVDKLPLILVK is encoded by the coding sequence ATGAAGTTACTTTCAACCTATAGGCTTCAACCAATGAAGTTTTCCGAAATTAGAAATAGGCTGGATTATTTTGTTGAACTTGGAGTTACTCATCTTTATTTATCACCAGTCTTAAAGGCTAGGCCAGGGAGTACTCATGGATATGACGTTGTAGATTATAATACCATTAACGATGAACTCGGTGGAGAAGAGGAGTATATAAGATTAATTGATGAAGCTAAAAGTAAAGGTTTAGGAATTATACAAGATATTGTACCAAATCATATGGCTGTTCATCATACTAATTGGAGATTAATGGATGTATTAAAGAAGGGAAGGCATAGTAGATATTATAATTATTTCGATTTCTATGAGGAAGAGGAAAAGATAAGGATTCCAATTCTTGGAGATAGGAATTTTAAGATAACTTATGTTAATGATGAGCCTTACTTAGATTACTATGGAAATCTTTTTCCTATAAATGATGAGGGAAGGAATTATCTTAATGATATCGAGAAGTTATTAAAGGTTCAATATTATGAACTTGTTGATTGGAGGGATTATCCTAGTTATAGGAGATTTTTTGCTGTAAATGAATTAATTGCTGTTAGACAAGAGCTTGAGTGGGTTTTTGAAGATTCTCATTCGAAAATTCTTTCTTTTGAAGTAGACGGATATAGGATTGATCATATAGATGGTTTATTTAAACCAGAGGAATATTTAAGGCGATTAAAGAATAAAATAGGAAATAAACATATTTTTGTGGAAAAAATTTTATCTATAGGTGAGAAGTTAAGATGGGATTTTATTGATGGTACTACGGGTTATGATTTTCTAAATTATTCTAATCTTCTTTTTACTGATAACGAAGATAAAATGACAGAGATATATAAGAACATATTAGATATAGATCTAGATGAACTCGTGAAAGAAACTAAAAAGAAGATAATTGATACATTATTCAAACATGATATCGAAAGAATTTCTATGATGTTAGGCGTGAATTATGAAGAGATTAAAGAGTTTCTCTCGTGTTTAAAAGTATATAGGACTTATATAACTGAGAATGATTTTCGAGATGAAGAAATAATAAGGAACTGTAGTCAAAAAGTTTATGAAAGTATGAAGAAGAATGTTACTGCTTTTATGAAATTACAACAATATATGCCTGCAGTTTTCGCTAAAGCATACGAAGATACGGTTCTTTTTATATATAATAGGCTAATTTCTTTAAATGAGGTTGGTAGCGATTTACATTATTACTCAATTTCTTGTGATAAATTTCATGAGTTTAATCTAAAAAGGGTCGGTACTTTATCGTTTAATGCTACTTCGACCCATGATACGAAGTTTAGCGAAGATGTTAGGATGAGAATTAGTGCTATCTCAGAGATACCAGATGAATGGGCTAAGAAGGTTAATGAATGGCATAATATTCTTAACCCTAATATTGATAAAAACGATGAATATAGACTTTATCAGACTATTGTAGGTAGTTTTGATGGGTTTAATAATGAATATAAGGAGAGGCTAAAGGCTCATATGATTAAGGCTTTAAGAGAGGCTAAAGTTCATACAGATTGGGTGAATGTAAATACTGAATATGAAAAGAAGATGACTTATCTAATTGATAAAATGTTTAACAATGAGAAATTCATGGAAAGTTTTCTTGAATTCGAAAGTAAAATTGATAAGATGGGTAAAGTTAAATCTCTTTCTTTAGTTGCTTTAAAAATAACATCTCCAGGTGTTGCTGATTTTTATCAGGGTTTAGAGAATTTTAGATACCTACTAACCGACCCAGATAATAGAAGGCCAGTAGTTTTTTCTGAACTTCCAAAGAGATATGAGGAGGGGTTGTTTAATAATGGTAGGATAAAGGCCTATGTCACTAAGGTTCTTCTAAATTTAAGGAAAAGTATGAAAGATTTCTTTATCAACAGCGAATATAAGCCTTTGAAGCTACAAAAGGGATTATGTGGTTTCATGCGAGGAGATAAAGTTCTGGTTATTGTTAAGACTTTAAATAGAGATTATGATATCGAGATAGATGGTGAATATACTGATGTAATTACTGATGAGACTGTAAGAGGTAGAGTGAAAGTTGATAAATTACCTTTAATTCTTGTTAAATAG
- a CDS encoding TatD family hydrolase, translating into MYYYDAHCHYSYLKKKYENFIIAAVSMDYSTSIETLSLKSPDILAGIGIHPWKVHEENLNKVLELVRKADFIGEVGLDYRYAKADKSIQLKYFEAFAEEASNQKKLINVHALDAWEDAFNILQKHNVKRAIFHWYTGPENLLKEIEGAGYFITVNPSVTFQKKHQNIVIKSPLDIILTESDGGYEYKGRLLEPVHIVEAIKEISKLKGTSEEEVNKIVERNFKKAFG; encoded by the coding sequence ATGTATTATTATGATGCTCATTGTCATTATTCTTATTTAAAGAAAAAATATGAAAACTTCATAATAGCAGCGGTTTCGATGGATTATTCTACGTCTATAGAAACTCTTTCCTTAAAATCTCCAGATATTTTAGCTGGTATTGGAATACATCCATGGAAGGTTCATGAAGAGAATTTAAATAAGGTTTTAGAGTTAGTAAGAAAGGCTGATTTTATTGGGGAAGTAGGATTAGATTATAGATATGCTAAGGCTGATAAATCCATTCAATTAAAATATTTTGAGGCTTTTGCTGAAGAGGCTTCTAACCAGAAAAAACTTATTAACGTTCATGCCCTCGATGCATGGGAAGATGCTTTCAATATTTTACAAAAACATAATGTTAAAAGAGCGATCTTTCACTGGTATACTGGCCCAGAAAATTTATTAAAAGAAATAGAAGGAGCTGGATATTTTATAACAGTAAATCCTTCAGTAACTTTTCAGAAAAAACACCAGAATATAGTTATTAAGTCACCTTTAGATATAATATTAACAGAAAGTGATGGAGGTTACGAATATAAAGGTAGATTATTAGAGCCTGTCCACATAGTTGAAGCAATTAAAGAAATTTCTAAACTTAAAGGGACTTCCGAAGAGGAAGTTAATAAGATCGTAGAAAGAAACTTTAAAAAAGCATTTGGGTAA
- a CDS encoding SDR family NAD(P)-dependent oxidoreductase produces MKIAIITGASKGIGKAIAIKLKNEGYTVVSISRSKAEVGDIIYEADVTDKENDFRIVKEVYEKFGRIDVLVNNAGFGIYGSFLETSLDEEEYMIKTLFVAPLYFIKSVYPIMVRQREGSIVNIVSEAAYVATPKLIVYSAAKAGLAQFTNALWAEARKYNVKVSGIYPGPVKTNFTSHPSFKNSEDIFSKYAVTPDKVANAVVKAIKTGKREIYVPSKLKIEPYFLKFARLFESLTYWIVSKYFS; encoded by the coding sequence ATGAAAATTGCTATTATAACTGGTGCTTCTAAAGGAATTGGTAAGGCTATAGCTATCAAGCTGAAAAATGAAGGATATACTGTAGTTTCTATATCTAGGAGTAAAGCAGAAGTTGGTGATATTATATATGAGGCCGATGTTACAGATAAGGAAAATGATTTTAGAATTGTGAAGGAAGTATATGAGAAGTTTGGAAGAATAGATGTTTTAGTTAATAACGCTGGTTTTGGTATCTATGGTTCTTTTCTTGAAACGTCTTTGGATGAGGAAGAGTATATGATAAAGACTCTTTTTGTTGCACCATTATATTTTATTAAGTCTGTATATCCTATCATGGTAAGGCAGAGGGAAGGTAGTATAGTTAATATTGTTTCTGAAGCAGCATATGTTGCTACACCTAAACTCATTGTTTATTCAGCTGCTAAGGCAGGATTAGCACAATTTACCAATGCTTTGTGGGCAGAAGCTAGGAAATATAACGTTAAAGTTAGTGGTATTTATCCGGGGCCGGTAAAAACTAATTTTACTTCTCATCCTTCATTTAAGAATTCAGAGGATATTTTTAGCAAATATGCTGTAACTCCAGATAAAGTTGCCAATGCAGTTGTAAAAGCTATAAAGACTGGAAAGAGAGAAATTTATGTTCCTTCTAAATTAAAGATCGAACCATATTTTCTAAAGTTTGCTAGACTTTTTGAGAGTTTAACCTATTGGATAGTCTCAAAGTATTTTAGCTAA
- a CDS encoding MFS transporter has translation MYDLLIITYVYEELYKCFGASTVIGTLLFSLGLIFRVIGGYVFGKFADIYGRKVVLNLGTAGYSLSQVLLALSPNVFILLLARSLQGLFMGAQWTAGTVIAYENAPVSMRGIINGIVQAGYGLGYALTGLVYIFFSTNWRMFLLTGAIPIFLVPYILAKVNDVKTFRKENIKAQANIADYLSVIIRSTIVISGMFFSYYSIFAVYPEFLESIQISKDYVGFLMFLSNVLLAVSFIAFGRASDKFSKRKLIMYGVIGEMIGLPFMLAVIEQSSFITFGLLLYTIATGFWPLAPLLIVESVPIEVRGMLTGLTYNLGSIIGGIGSIIMGALVNSFGIVSAGKWGLIMGYASLAIIFLTLATWKSSNVLSRVQRSNI, from the coding sequence ATTTACGATCTCCTTATTATTACTTATGTTTATGAAGAATTGTATAAGTGTTTTGGTGCATCAACAGTTATCGGTACGTTACTTTTTTCCTTAGGCTTAATTTTTAGAGTAATAGGCGGTTATGTATTCGGCAAGTTTGCAGATATTTATGGAAGGAAAGTGGTTTTAAATTTAGGCACTGCAGGATACTCTTTATCTCAGGTTTTGTTAGCATTATCTCCTAATGTTTTCATACTTTTATTAGCTAGAAGTCTTCAAGGACTCTTCATGGGTGCTCAATGGACTGCTGGTACTGTTATTGCTTATGAAAATGCACCAGTCTCTATGAGGGGAATAATAAATGGAATAGTTCAAGCCGGTTATGGGCTCGGTTATGCCTTAACAGGACTTGTTTATATTTTCTTTTCTACTAATTGGAGGATGTTTCTTTTAACTGGTGCTATACCGATTTTTCTAGTTCCTTATATTCTAGCTAAGGTTAATGATGTAAAAACATTTAGGAAAGAAAATATAAAGGCTCAAGCTAATATTGCTGACTATTTATCAGTTATAATAAGGAGCACTATTGTTATTTCTGGAATGTTTTTCTCTTATTATTCAATTTTTGCAGTATACCCAGAATTTCTTGAAAGTATTCAAATAAGTAAAGATTATGTAGGCTTTTTAATGTTCTTATCTAACGTTTTGCTAGCGGTCTCCTTTATAGCATTTGGTAGGGCTTCAGACAAATTTAGTAAGAGGAAATTAATAATGTATGGTGTTATTGGTGAGATGATAGGTTTACCGTTTATGTTGGCTGTGATTGAGCAGTCTAGCTTTATTACGTTCGGTTTACTTTTATATACTATTGCTACCGGTTTTTGGCCATTAGCACCATTACTAATCGTAGAATCCGTACCTATAGAGGTCAGAGGTATGTTAACTGGTTTAACATATAACTTAGGAAGTATAATAGGTGGCATAGGTAGTATTATTATGGGTGCGTTAGTTAATTCTTTTGGCATAGTTTCAGCTGGTAAATGGGGACTAATTATGGGTTATGCTTCCTTAGCTATTATTTTCTTAACTCTAGCAACATGGAAAAGCAGTAATGTCTTGTCACGTGTTCAGAGAAGTAATATTTAG
- a CDS encoding fibronectin type III domain-containing protein, translated as MKRNTLLALVLVILIFPTLSTAYIEFTTSINQAIPDSLVYATSAYYDGKIFLIGGENLYSTPVNSVYVYENGSWYLGPSLPFSLSSAGATVCNNTLYVVGGANSTSIFGGILEFIGNGWKVITNSMPIPVYGAIVFSYDYKIYVIGGMNYSGNSLVPPVNYIQVYNLKTNSWQIIGNAPLRLAYSAYYFNGSALFVVGGFTQSATLTSSVFVYYPENNTWISLPSLPGVEAGGVLGYYNGYMYLVGGLYYVSGAYQLGEILYYYNGTWRNTNIQEQIPTQFSTSVQIGNKLIILGGFGPGNIPSNAMQTVSIYLPPPKPQIASIASGNETITVKWYDTNASGYYITYWSNFSQKVTINVGNVTSYTIKHLKDGVTYYIQIVPYNSLGNGTPSDIISATPSSVPNPPIIKVKIGNLNATLTWYDTFNGGYPIEGYYLYVNGKGINVGNITSYVLTNLTAGELYTIELIAYNKIGNSSISSVSFIAASKANLTVTVYKKINGFLVSWNSTSKAKYILTVSKENVVLLNVSTTNTSYFVKVPFGVYNISLEAVNIVGITKYAFILIYYIQPASPTVNWSITLNTVSLNWSKVSGAEYYLIYDNGKLITNTTNTAFTFNLTIGQNEIEVYAANAYYKSAPYIINDVRNYIVVVNSTAISISVPQIKVVSGENTDAPLQTNNIDLKSAIIVITVFVIALLMILVILRERSDNYW; from the coding sequence ATGAAACGGAATACCCTTTTGGCTTTGGTTTTAGTAATATTGATTTTCCCTACGTTAAGTACGGCTTACATAGAATTTACCACTTCTATAAATCAAGCAATTCCAGACTCTCTGGTTTATGCTACATCAGCTTATTATGATGGTAAAATTTTCCTTATTGGTGGAGAAAATTTATATAGTACACCAGTTAATTCCGTATACGTTTACGAGAATGGAAGTTGGTATTTAGGTCCTAGTCTACCTTTCTCTTTATCTTCAGCTGGTGCAACTGTATGTAATAATACTCTTTATGTAGTAGGAGGAGCTAATTCAACTTCCATATTTGGTGGTATTCTTGAGTTTATTGGAAATGGGTGGAAAGTGATAACTAATTCTATGCCAATTCCAGTTTATGGTGCAATTGTATTCTCCTATGACTATAAGATTTACGTTATAGGTGGTATGAATTACTCTGGTAATTCTTTAGTTCCTCCAGTAAATTATATTCAAGTATATAATTTGAAGACAAATTCTTGGCAAATTATTGGTAATGCTCCTTTGAGATTAGCATATTCTGCATATTATTTTAACGGTTCAGCTTTGTTCGTGGTTGGTGGATTTACCCAATCTGCAACTCTAACTTCTTCAGTTTTTGTCTATTATCCAGAAAATAATACATGGATTTCACTTCCTTCATTACCGGGCGTTGAAGCTGGTGGAGTCTTGGGATATTACAATGGATATATGTACCTTGTTGGAGGTTTATACTATGTTAGTGGAGCATATCAGCTAGGAGAAATATTATATTATTATAATGGTACATGGCGAAATACGAACATTCAAGAGCAAATACCTACGCAATTTAGTACCAGTGTACAGATAGGGAATAAGTTAATTATTCTAGGTGGTTTTGGACCAGGTAATATTCCTTCTAATGCAATGCAAACAGTTTCAATTTATCTTCCTCCGCCTAAACCCCAAATAGCGTCAATAGCAAGCGGTAACGAAACTATTACAGTAAAATGGTATGATACAAATGCCTCTGGATATTATATAACTTATTGGTCAAACTTTTCTCAAAAAGTAACCATAAACGTGGGAAATGTAACTTCGTACACTATTAAGCATTTAAAGGATGGTGTAACGTATTATATCCAAATAGTTCCATATAATTCTCTTGGAAATGGTACACCTTCAGATATTATTTCTGCAACACCATCTTCGGTTCCTAATCCGCCAATTATTAAAGTGAAAATCGGAAACCTTAATGCAACTCTAACATGGTATGATACATTTAATGGAGGATATCCTATTGAGGGTTATTATCTTTATGTGAATGGTAAAGGAATAAATGTGGGTAATATTACATCTTATGTCCTTACCAATTTAACTGCTGGAGAACTTTATACGATAGAGCTTATTGCGTATAATAAGATTGGGAATAGTAGTATTTCATCAGTTTCTTTCATAGCTGCATCAAAAGCTAATCTCACAGTTACGGTATATAAGAAGATAAATGGCTTTCTAGTAAGTTGGAACTCTACTTCTAAGGCTAAATATATATTAACAGTAAGTAAAGAAAATGTTGTTTTGCTTAATGTGAGTACCACAAATACTTCGTATTTCGTTAAGGTCCCATTTGGTGTTTATAATATATCTTTGGAGGCTGTTAACATAGTTGGAATAACAAAATATGCTTTCATTTTGATTTATTATATTCAACCAGCCTCACCAACTGTTAACTGGTCTATTACGTTAAATACGGTATCATTAAACTGGAGCAAAGTTTCAGGTGCTGAATACTATTTGATTTACGATAATGGTAAGCTAATAACTAACACTACTAATACGGCTTTCACGTTTAATCTTACAATTGGACAAAATGAGATAGAAGTTTATGCGGCTAATGCTTATTACAAGTCTGCTCCTTATATTATTAACGATGTACGTAATTACATAGTTGTAGTTAATTCTACCGCTATTTCAATTTCTGTTCCTCAAATTAAAGTGGTAAGTGGTGAAAACACAGATGCTCCTTTACAGACAAATAATATAGATTTAAAATCTGCCATAATTGTAATAACTGTATTTGTTATAGCATTACTAATGATTTTAGTAATATTAAGAGAAAGAAGTGATAACTATTGGTAA